One window from the genome of Bacteroidota bacterium encodes:
- a CDS encoding family 10 glycosylhydrolase has product MLLSHRFVLLIIYIYICQTCIAQSHAQPINTEREMRAAWVATVENIDWPSSKKLTADQQQNEFKNIVSRYADAGFNALFVQIRPCADAFYPSPYEPWSNYLTGVKGKDPGYDPLKFMIDECHRQGLEFHAWFNPYRAIINISYDRSDISHITKLKPEWFITYGNIKLFNPGLPEVWVYIKEIVMDVVKKYDIDGVHLDDYFYPYKIHGKPFPDQKTYNIYNNGMSLDNWRRQNVDTVIHILHDAIAKEKPYIRFGVSPFGVWRNKHIDGEGSATRAGCTNFDDLYADILKWLKNDWIDYAAPQLYWETGNRLCDYYTLAQWWNDHSYGRHIYIGHASYRLFEKTPSWCSSNQICTQVKTLRNHENLQGSIFYNTNSMMKNPHHIMDSLRLNYYSRRCLAPLKQGFSIIRIEKPVIKSYDRITKTALLDLNDSTLKNLRFVVVYNQNLIYKVTAITQFIQTDAAEKNSITDSYKISYVDKFGRESEGTVVE; this is encoded by the coding sequence ATGCTTTTATCCCATCGTTTTGTATTACTTATAATATATATATATATATGCCAAACTTGTATTGCACAAAGCCATGCACAGCCTATCAATACTGAGCGTGAAATGAGGGCGGCATGGGTTGCCACAGTTGAAAATATTGATTGGCCTTCCTCAAAAAAACTGACCGCTGACCAACAGCAAAACGAGTTTAAAAATATTGTTAGCCGATATGCTGACGCAGGTTTTAATGCTTTGTTTGTGCAAATCCGCCCTTGTGCCGATGCTTTTTATCCATCACCTTATGAGCCTTGGAGTAATTACCTCACAGGTGTTAAAGGCAAAGACCCAGGCTATGACCCACTCAAATTTATGATAGACGAATGTCACCGGCAAGGTTTGGAGTTTCATGCATGGTTCAATCCTTATAGGGCCATTATCAATATCAGTTACGACCGCTCTGATATTTCACATATCACCAAACTCAAACCCGAGTGGTTTATTACTTATGGTAATATAAAATTGTTCAATCCGGGCTTACCCGAAGTATGGGTTTATATAAAAGAAATTGTAATGGATGTGGTGAAAAAATATGATATTGATGGTGTGCATTTGGATGATTATTTTTATCCATACAAAATCCATGGGAAACCATTTCCCGATCAAAAAACATACAACATTTATAATAATGGCATGAGCTTGGATAATTGGCGAAGACAAAATGTTGACACGGTTATACATATTCTGCATGATGCCATAGCCAAAGAAAAACCTTATATAAGATTTGGGGTTAGCCCATTCGGAGTGTGGAGAAATAAGCATATTGATGGTGAGGGTTCGGCCACCCGAGCGGGCTGTACCAATTTCGACGATTTATACGCTGATATATTAAAATGGCTTAAGAATGATTGGATAGATTATGCGGCTCCACAATTATATTGGGAAACCGGCAATAGGTTATGCGATTATTATACCCTTGCACAATGGTGGAACGACCACAGTTATGGAAGACATATATATATAGGGCATGCTTCTTATAGGCTTTTTGAAAAAACACCTTCATGGTGCAGTTCGAATCAAATTTGCACCCAAGTAAAAACATTACGCAACCACGAGAACTTGCAAGGGAGTATATTCTATAATACCAATTCGATGATGAAAAACCCACACCATATTATGGATTCGTTGCGGTTGAATTACTATAGTAGAAGATGTCTAGCACCATTAAAGCAAGGGTTCAGCATTATCCGTATCGAGAAACCTGTAATAAAAAGTTATGATAGAATTACCAAAACAGCGTTATTAGATTTGAACGATTCGACACTTAAAAATCTAAGGTTTGTTGTAGTATATAATCAAAATTTAATATATAAAGTTACGGCAATAACACAATTTATACAAACTGACGCAGCAGAAAAAAACAGCATTACGGATTCTTATAAAATTTCTTATGTCGATAAATTTGGTAGGGAAAGTGAAGGGACGGTTGTGGAGTGA